The following proteins are co-located in the Fusarium verticillioides 7600 chromosome 7, whole genome shotgun sequence genome:
- a CDS encoding xylan 1,4-beta-xylosidase, whose product MPQVTNPILPGFNPDPSICRVGDDYYIATSTFEWFPGVQIHHSKDLANWTLIVRPVNRKSQLDMRGEPDSCGVWAPCLTHDGEKFWLVYTDVKRKDGSFKDAHNYIITAPAIEGPWSDPVYANSSGFDPSLFHDDDGRKWFNNMTWDHRARPHLFSGIFLQEFDPKQGKLVGPKKNIFKGTDLAYVEGSHLYKRNGWYYLSTAEGGTGYTHAMTLARSRSIWGPYEVHPQKHVVTSKDAPNAALQRAGHADIVDTPDGKTYIVHLTGRPVTQKRRSVLGRETAIQEAYWGDDDWLYIKNGPVPSLHVDLPAARDDTEYWKEKKYTFTDKLHIDFQWLRTPEPERIFNIKNNQLSLIGRESVGSWFEQALVARRQTHFSYDAETVITYSPDDERQFAGLTAYYCRFNFFYLTVTASASGQRELQIISSEESFPIGRLERPFAEPVEIPNEGKVRLAVSVRAGSTLQFYYALEGQDLKEIGPVYDASILSDECGGHPKDGSFTGAFVGMACSDVNGLAKEAQFDYFVYRPVHDKLDRYEI is encoded by the coding sequence ATGCCACAGGTCACAAACCCCATTCTTCCGGGCTTTAATCCCGACCCGTCAATCTGCCGTGTCGGCGATGACTACTACATCGCTACGTCCACCTTTGAGTGGTTCCCCGGCGTTCAGATCCATCATTCCAAAGACCTCGCCAATTGGACTCTCATCGTGCGTCCAGTGAACCGCAAGAGTCAGCTTGACATGCGCGGTGAGCCTGATAGCTGCGGTGTCTGGGCGCCCTGCCTGACGCATGATGGAGAAAAGTTCTGGCTCGTGTACACGGACGTCAAGCGCAAGGACGGTTCGTTCAAGGATGCGCATAACTATATCATCACTGCGCCTGCTATTGAGGGGCCGTGGAGTGATCCTGTGTACGCTAATTCCTCTGGCTTTGATCCATCGCtgtttcatgatgatgacggtcGCAAGTGGTTCAACAACATGACATGGGATCATCGCGCTCGGCCTCATTTGTTCTCTGGtatctttcttcaagagttTGATCCCAAGCAGGGTAAACTCGTGGGACCGAAAaagaacatcttcaagggtaCAGACCTAGCTTATGTTGAGGGATCGCACTTGTATAAGCGCAACGGGTGGTACTACCTCTCGACAGCAGAGGGCGGCACAGGCTACACCCATGCCATGACCCTAGCACGATCCCGCAGCATCTGGGGTCCTTATGAAGTCCATCCTCAGAAACACGTCGTCACTTCAAAAGATGCACCCAACGCAGCGCTCCAAAGAGCTGGACACGCTGATATCGTGGACACACCCGATGGCAAGACGTACATCGTGCATCTCACCGGCCGCCCCGTCACCCAAAAGCGTCGCTCGGTCTTGGGTCGAGAAACAGCTATCCAAGAAGCGTACTGGGGCGATGACGACTGGCTGTACATCAAGAATGGCCCCGTCCCAAGTCTTCACGTTGATCTCCCCGCTGCACGCGACGACACTGAGTactggaaagaaaaaaaatacACCTTTACCGACAAACTCCACATTGATTTCCAATGGTTGCGAACTCCTGAACCCGAgcgcatcttcaacatcaagaacaaccaGCTCAGTCTCATCGGTCGCGAGTCCGTCGGTTCATGGTTTGAGCAAGCCCTCGTCGCACGCCGCCAAACACACTTCTCCTACGACGCCGAAACAGTGATAACCTACTCCCCCGACGACGAGCGCCAATTCGCCGGTCTGACAGCCTACTACTGccgcttcaacttcttctacCTAACCGTAACCGCCAGCGCCTCTGGCCAGCGCGAGCTCCAGATCATCTCCTCCGAAGAGTCCTTCCCCATAGGCCGTCTAGAGCGTCCCTTTGCGGAGCCTGTTGAAATCCCCAACGAGGGCAAGGTTCGACTTGCGGTTAGTGTTCGTGCGGGGAGCACGCTTCAGTTTTACTATGCTCTTGAGGGGCAGGATTTGAAGGAGATTGGGCCGGTGTATGATGCTTCGATCTTGTCGGATGAGTGTGGAGGACATCCTAAGGATGGAAGCTTTACGGGTGCGTTTGTGGGGATGGCGTGTTCGGATGTTAATGGGCTTGCGAAGGAGGCGCAGTTTGATTATTTTGTGTATAGGCCTGTGCATGACAAGTTGGATCGGTATGAGATATAA
- a CDS encoding prostaglandin-endoperoxide synthase 1 has protein sequence MAEHKNGVATNGYEKRASPASSSTKSEAKPLPNGDKKDGIVKSFKQLRVASKRPLPKEMGDGSYRVVENRPGLKEDIRRLRGRDLKTLLEIVKSKVKGETQQDDKTMIMERTIQLVANLSDHSKVQESLTNSFISQLWNSIDHPPMLYMGDKFRFRQPDGSNNNPYLPQLGAARTPYSRTVRPKGMSLGAQPDPEAIFESVFARDAFRKNPNNVSSILWYWATIIIHDLFWTNLQDPNQNDSSSYLDLAPLYGSTEKDRDSIRTFKDGQLKPDCFADKRLIGNPPGVPILLIMFNRFHNHVATNLADINEGGRFSKPAEHLSPEAAEAAWKKRDTELFETARLVTSGLYINITLIDYVRNIINLNRVDTTWTLDPRQEMGVSVGTKDLSESGTGNVVSAEFNLCYRWHSCLSEMDDKWVQDFYTELLGENYGPMNLQTMMKALKAFEASVADEPSERTFGGFKRGPDGKFNDDELVEALATAIEQPGGAFGGRNVPRIMKPIEMLGIMRGRKWNLAGLNEFRKHFGLKAYETFEDINSDPSVADALRNLYQHPDYVELYPGIVAEEAKTPMVPGVGIAPTYTISRVVLSDAVALVRGDRYYTTDYNPRHLTNWGYKEVDYDLNVNHGCVFYKLFLRAFPQHFKGNSVYAHYPMVIPSENKKILTDIKRADRFDFSRPEPTATRINIIGYNAAKYILEDQQKYRVCWEEGLKHLMGEAGGRFMLSGDTQLHAQQRKCMGKLLYNDTWRNAVKSFYATTAEKLLTEKSYQLAGKTQVDIVRDVGNVAHTHFVARMFNLPLKTSENPKGVFSEQELYMILAVIFVCIFFDIDPAKSFPLRQGAREVAQKLGGIIEMNVKLANSIGVKGLFTSKPDKNDDPLARYGENMAKGLKKAGLSTEDIVWSQILPTAGAMVPNQAQVFAQTLDWYLSPAGEKYRPELARIAALETGDETDALLLGYAMEGIRMAGTFGLYREATGPDTIHEDDGRSIPVNAGDRVFVSFVQAAQDPKIFPNPGVVDPKRPLDKYIHYGVGPHACLGRDISQVALTELFRAVFRKKGVRRVPGAQGELKKVPRPGGFFVYMTEDWGSIWPFPTSMKITWDE, from the exons ATGGCGGAACACAAGAACGGAGTAGCTACAAACGGCtacgagaagagagcttcTCCTGCGTCGTCGTCTACCAAATCTGAAGCCAAGCCTCTTCCTAACGGCGACAAGAAAGATGGTATCGTCAAGAGCTTTAAGCAACTCCGTGTCGCGAGCAAACGACCGCTCCCGAAGGAGATGGGCGATGGGTCGTATCGCGTTGTGGAGAACAGGCCGGGTTTGAAAGAGGATATCCGACGTCTTCGGGGAAGAG ACCTCAAGACACTTCTCGAGATCGTCAAGTCCAAAGTCAAGGGTGAAACTCAACAGGATGACAAGACCATGATCATGGAGCGCACGATTCAGCTCGTGGCTAATCTGAGCGATCACTCCAAGGTTCAGGAGTCTTTGACGAATAGTTTCATCTCGCAGCTTTGGAACTCGATTGACCATCCGCCTATGCTGTACATGGGAGACAAGTTTCGGTTCCGACAGCCAGATGGATCCAACAAT AACCCGTATCTTCCTCAATTGGGCGCCGCGCGAACTCCATACTCTAGAACTGTCCGTCCAAAGGGCATGAGTCTCGGTGCGCAGCCTGATCCCGAGGCTATCTTCGAGAGTGTCTTTGCCAGAGATGCTTTTAGAAAGAACCCGAATAATGTTTCGAGTATTCTATGGTACTGGGCCACTATCATCATTCACG ATCTCTTCTGGACAAACCTCCAAGACCCTAACCAGAACGACTCCTCCTCCTATCTCGACCTCGCTCCTCTCTACGGCTCAACCGAAAAAGACCGCGACTCGATCCGAACCTTCAAAGACGGTCAATTGAAGCCTGATTGTTTCGCTGACAAGCGTCTCATCGGTAATCCACCCGGTGTtcccatcctcctcatcatgtTCAATCGCTTCCATAACCATGTCGCTACAAACCTCGCAGACATCAACGAGGGCGGTCGCTTCTCCAAACCAGCCGAGCATTTATCCCCCgaagctgcagaagctgcATGGAAGAAGCGCGACACAGAGCTCTTTGAGACTGCGAGACTTGTCACCTCTGGGCTGTACATCAACATCACGCTGATTGACTACGTgagaaacatcatcaatctcaacaggGTTGATACCACGTGGACTCTTGATCCGCGACAGGAAATGGGAGTTAGTGTTGGTACGAAGGATCTGTCTGAGAGCGGCACTGGAAACGTCGTGTCTGCTGAGTTCAACCTTTGCTATCGCTGGCACTCGTGTCTCTCGGAGATGGACGACAAGTGGGTTCAGGATTTCTATactgagcttcttggagagaacTACGGGCCTATGAACCTGCAGACAATGATGAAGGCGCTTAAAGCATTTGAGGCGAgtgttgctgatgagcctAGTGAGAGAAcgtttggtggcttcaagagAGGTCCTGATGGCAAGttcaacgatgatgaacttgtcgAGGCGCTTGCTACGGCTATTGAACAGCCTGGTGGTGCGTTTGGCGGACGTAATGTCCCACGTATCATGAAGCCCATTGAGATGCTGGGTATCATGCGTGGGAGGAAGTGGAACTTGGCCGGGTTGAATGAGTTTAGGAAGCATTTCGGACTCAAGGCGTATGAGACGTTTGAGGACATCAACTCTGATCCCTCCGTCGCTGATGCTCTGCGAAACCTGTATCAGCACCCCGACTACGTCGAGTTGTATCCCGGCATTGTCGCCGAGGAAGCAAAGACTCCCATGGTCCCAGGTGTCGGCATCGCGCCCACATACACTATTTCCCGAGTCGTCCTCTCCGATGCCGTCGCGCTGGTCAGAGGTGATAGGTACTACACAACCGATTACAACCCGCGCCACCTGACGAACTGGGGCTACAAGGAAGTCGACTACGATCTCAATGTTAACCACGGCTGCGTCTTCTACAAGCTCTTCCTGCGCGCATTCCCCCAGCACTTCAAGGGCAACTCCGTCTACGCGCATTATCCCATGGTGATCCCCTCGGAGAACAAAAAGATCCTCACAGACATCAAGCGTGCAGACCGCTTTGACTTCTCCCGTCCTGAACCCACAGCCACgcgcatcaacatcattggGTACAACGCCGCAAAGTACATTCTAGAGGATCAGCAGAAATACCGCGTCTGCTGGGAAGAAGGCCTCAAGCACCTCATGGGCGAAGCAGGCGGTCGCTTCATGCTCTCGGGCGATACACAGCTTCACGCCCAGCAGCGCAAGTGCATGGGTAAGCTCCTGTACAACGACACGTGGCGCAATGCAGTAAAGTCTTTTTACGCTACGACCGCCGAGAAGTTACTCACCGAAAAGTCTTATCAACTTGCGGGGAAGACGCAGGTTGATATTGTACGAGACGTGGGCAACGTTGCGCACACGCACTTCGTTGCGAGGATGTTCAACCTGCCGCTCAAGACGAGCGAGAATCCAAAGGGTGTGTTCTCTGAGCAGGAGCTGTACATGATTCTCGCTGTGATCTTTGTTTGTAtcttctttgacattgatcCGGCCAAGAGTTTCCCACTTAGACAGGGTGCGAGGGAGGTTGCGCAGAAACTTGGTGGCATTATTGAGATGAATGTCAAGTTGGCGAATAGCATTGGCGTCAAGGGATTGTTTACTAGTAAGCCGGATAAGAATGATGATCCGCTGGCGAGGTATGGTGAGAACATGGCAAAGGGATTGAAGAAGGCGGGTTTGAGCACGGAGGATATTGTCTGGAGTCAGATCCTGCCTACGGCTGGTGCTATGGTACCTAACCAGGCCCAAGTG TTTGCGCAAACACTGGATTGGTATCTCTCCCCAGCAGGTGAGAAATACCGCCCCGAACTAGCCCGCATCGCCGCTCTCGAAACAGGCGACGAGACAGACGCTCTGCTCCTCGGCTACGCAATGGAAGGCATCCGCATGGCCGGAACATTCGGTCTCTACCGCGAGGCCACAGGCCCCGACACCATCCACGAAGACGACGGCCGCAGCATCCCCGTCAACGCGGGCGACCGCGTCTTCGTCTCCTTCGTCCAAGCCGCCCAGGACCCCAAGATCTTCCCCAACCCTGGTGTCGTAGACCCCAAGCGTCCGCTGGACAAGTACATCCACTACGGCGTTGGTCCGCACGCATGTCTGGGTAGGGATATCAGCCAGGTTGCGCTCACGGAGCTGTTTAGGGCGGTGTTCAGGAAGAAGGGTGTTAGGAGGGTTCCGGGCGCGCAAggcgagttgaagaaggttcCGAGACCGGGGGGTTTCTTTGTCTATATGACGGAGGATTGGGGAAGTATTTGGCCGTTCCCTACTAGTATGAAGATTACCTGGGATGAGTAG
- a CDS encoding ubiquitin thiolesterase produces the protein MDSRIAMRPTRPQTVKELVAQAENFKFNTNIPVKHWTRAAETLYQEASFAVSDGDFGRAYMMLYRHSVLVLKYIPTHPQFKDPDNKKVYKVLSRRIPRVIQDLEQLKPEIENAVKEWERVALSNAEPEPSSRYEQFAARDPSLTGNAKILDAFDNQDLAVDLAQKELMRRDTARRATRQAGITDEDIMSRRRGGRWDQWDGARIGDDEDLRRQMEATRHALDSAQERRTDDDYRPTSHTYSYPSISRPRAVDYEGQTPIPSIQPSRPPKEPVAPPKEPLHTPSLQSLPPALPQKVPLPGYAPLIPSPSPQTSRPEVPRKEALDTPPTLPKKERLTFKPGAYLENGDPIRSLFLPKNLRQKFLDIAADNTRRGLEMCGMLCGTPINNALFVRCLLIPDQKCTSDTCETENEEVMFDYCMKEDLLLLGWIHTHPTQTCFMSSRDLHTHAGYQVMMPESVAIVCAPKFQPSYGIFRLTHPPGLDHILNCNHQDTFHQHSIDNIYRGAGQPKGHVYESDKLDFYVHDLRTK, from the exons ATGGACTCGAGGATTGCCATGAGGCCGACCAGGCCGCAGACCGTCAAGGAGCTGGTGGCTCAGGCGGAGAACTTCAAGTTTAACACAAACATTCCGGTTAAGCACTGGACACGTGCGGCTGAGACGCTGTACCAAGAG GCCTCGTTTGCAGTTTCGGATGGCGATTTTGGAAGAGCTTACATGATGCTGTATCGACACTCCGTACTGGTCCTCAAGTACATCCCGACACATCCACAGTTCAAAGACCCCGACAACAAAAAGGTGTACAAAGTGCTATCGCGACGCATACCGCGTGTCATCCAAGACCTAGAACAGTTGAAGCCCGAGATCGAGAATGCCGTCAAAGAATGGGAGCGAGTGGCGCTGTCGAATGCCGAGCCCGAACCGTCGTCACGATATGAACAGTTTGCAGCGCGCGATCCGAGTCTGACGGGCAATGCCAAGATCCTGGATGCGTTTGACAATCAGGACCtggctgttgatcttgcgcAGAAGGaattgatgaggagggatACTGCTAGGAGGGCTACGAGACAGGCGGGGATTACGGATGAGGATATcatgtcgaggagaagaggggggAGGTGGGATCAGTGGGACGGGGCGAggattggtgatgatgaggatttGAGGCGGCAGATGGAGGCGACGAGACATGCTCTTGATTCGGCGCAGGAGAGACGgactgatgatgattatCGACCGACGTCGCATACGTACAGTTACCCATCGATCTCGAGACCACGAGCCGTTGACTACGAGGGCCAAACACCAATACCTTCAATACAGCCAAGCCGACCACCGAAAGAACCCGTCGCTCCTCCAAAAGAACCTCTACACACACCATCATTACAAAGTCTCCcaccagctcttcctcaaaaAGTTCCTCTACCAGGCTACGCACCTCTCATCCCCTCGCCGTCCCCCCAAACCTCCCGTCCCGAAGTCCCCCGCAAAGAAGCCCTCGACACGCCCCCAACACTCCCGAAAAAAGAACGTCTCACCTTTAAACCAGGCGCATACCTCGAGAACGGCGATCCAATACGCTCGCTCTTCCTCCCAAAGAACCTGCGCCAGAAATTCCTCGACATCGCAGCGGACAACACCCGTCGTGGGCTCGAAATGTGCGGCATGCTGTGCGGAACACCGATCAACAATGCGCTGTTCGTGCGATGTCTCTTGATTCCCGATCAGAAGTGCACGTCGGATACGTGTGAGACGGAGAACGAGGAGGTCATGTTTGATTACTGCATGAAGGAGGATTTGTTGCTACTGGGGTGGATTCACACGCATCCGACACAGACGTGTTTTATGAGCTCGAGGGATTTGCACACGCATGCTGGGTATCAGGTTATGATGCCTGAGAGTGTTGCAATCGTATGCGCGCCAAAGTTTCAGCCATC GTATGGCATCTTTCGATTGACGCACCCGCCGGGACTGGATCATATTCTCAATTGTAATCATCAGGATACTTTTCATCAGCACTCGATTGACAATATTTACCGGGGCGCGGGACAGCCGAAGGGTCATGTTTATGAGAGCGATAAGCTTGACTTTTATGTACACGACCTAAGGACGAAATAG
- a CDS encoding prefoldin beta subunit, which yields MSDPQARLQALSEDFQKLQGELQNAVASRQKLEGQKQENLGVQQEFERLQEGETIYKLAGPVLLKQDKFEAENTVKGRLDFISSEITRLEDTIKETQEKLEKKKTEIIQIQTAAQSQGKEAPQ from the exons ATGTCGGATCCCCAAGCACGGTTACAGGCGCTGTCTGAAgacttccagaagcttcaagGCG AACTTCAGAACGCTGTGGCGTCGCGACAGAAGTTGGAGGGTCAGAAGCAGGAGAATCTCGGTGTGCAGCAG GAATTTGAGCGACTACAAGAGGGAGAGACAATCTACAAGCTCGCTGGGCCAGTGCTGCTGAAGCAAGACAAATTTGAGGCTGAGAACACAGTCAAGGGCCGTCTAGACTTTATTAGTAGTGAAAT TACACGACTAGAAGACACAATCAAGGAGACGcaagagaagctggagaagaaaaagacagAGATCATTCAGATCCAGACTGCAGCTCAAAGCCAGGGCAAGGAAGCACCTCAGTAA
- a CDS encoding vacuolar protein sorting-associated protein 4, with protein sequence MSTNFRDRAIAEVQKAITADHNKEYQKAFDLYMSSMELWVKALKWEKNKALKVTMQEKMATYLDRAEKLKQFLAAENESANGGGKAIMGANGSSTGKGKPQAGEDDDSKKLRNALSGAILQERPNVRWEDIAGLEGAKETLKEAVVLPIKFPSLFQGKRQAWKGILLYGPPGTGKSYLAKAVATEANSTFFSISSSDLVSKWMGESERLVKLLFSMARENKPSVIFIDEIDALCGPRGEGESEASRRIKTEILVQMDGVGNDSKGILVLGATNIPWQLDAAIRRRFQRRVHIGLPDMNGRARMFKLAIGDTETSLQASDYNILAAKSDGMSGSDIANVVQSALMRPVRKILQATHFKPVMKDGKRMLTPCSPGDPEKIEMTYDDVSSDELLAPDVALKDFEMALDDSHPTVSKDDIARQIEWTNEFGSEGA encoded by the exons ATGTCGACCAACTTCCGCGATCGCGCCATCGCAGAGGTGCAAAAGGCGATCACAGCCGACCACAACAAGGAGTACCAAAAAGCCTTCGACCTATACATGTCTTCCATGGAGCTCTGggtcaaggccctcaagtgggagaagaacaaggccctcaaagtcaccatgcaggagaagatggcgacgTACCTCGACCGCGcagagaagctcaagcaaTTCCTCGCTGCCGAGAACGAGAGCGCAAACGGCGGCGGAAAGGCCATCATGGGCGCTAACGGCAGCTCGACTGGCAAGGGGAAGCCGCAGGCtggcgaggacgacgacaGCAAGAAGTTGCGCAACGCGCTGTCTGGTGCTATTCTCCAGGAGAGGCCCAACGTGCGGTGGGAGGATATTGCTGGTCTCGAAGGTGCCAAGGAGACGCTGAAGGAGGCTGTTGTTCTGCCCATCAAGTTCCCCAGTCTGTTCCAGGGCAAGCGACAGGCGTGGAAGGGTATTCTGCTGTATGGTCCTCCAGGAACGGGTAAAAGTTACCTCGCCAAGGCTGTAGCGACAGAAGCAAACAGTACCTTTTTCAGTATCAGCAGTTCCGACTTGGTGAGCAAATGGATGGGTGAAAGTGAAAG ACTCgtcaagctcctcttctccatggcGCGCGAAAACAAGCCCTCGGTTATCTTCATCGACGAGATCGATGCCCTGTGCGGCCCAAGAGGTGAAGGCGAATCCGAAGCTTCGCGTCGTATAAAGACCGAGATACTTGTTCAGATGGACGGTGTAGGCAACGACAGCAAGGGTATTCTGGTCCTGGGCGCCACCAATATTCCTTGGCAATTAGACGCTGCTATCCGCCGACGTTTCCAGCGCCGTGTGCATATTGGTCTTCCCGATATGAACGGTCGCGCGCGCATGTTCAAGCTAGCCATCGGCGATACTGAGACCTCGCTCCAGGCCAGTGACTACAATATTCTTGCAGCCAAGTCGGATGGAATGTCTGGTAGTGATATCGCCAACGTTGTTCAATCCGCTCTGATGCGACCAGTCCGCAAGATTCTACAAGCCACACACTTCAAGCCT GTCATGAAAGACGGCAAGCGCATGTTGACGCCCTGCTCACCAGGCGACCCTGAAAAGATCGAGATGACATACGACGACGTCTCATCCGACGAACTACTTGCACCAGATGTTGCGCTGAAGGATTTCGAGATGGCGCTTGACGATTCCCATCCGACTGTTTCCAAGGATGATATTGCAAGGCAGATTGAGTGGACCAATGAGTTTGGAAGCGAGGGCGCATGA
- a CDS encoding arginase, with protein MSLTSEYKLRLLPVSFDPISSQLLLLFISSSLLISTSLPLILSHLTLYVTPHIPPIMNTGLVNSRFLSKPDEVGIVAVGFSGGQPKAGVDIGPAALIESGLLTEIRDELGYKLFGDESVQQFEDLVPESDPDYRGMKKPRHASAVTRKIASHTYEHSREGRMTLTLGGDHSIAIGTIAGTAKATRERLNREIAVIWVDAHADINTPESSDSGNIHGMPVAFLTGLAKEDNEEYFGWLEDDMRLSVKKLVYIGLRSVDIGEKKILREHGIKAFSMHDVDRHGIGRVVEMALAHIGNDTPIHLSFDVDALDPMWAPSTGTPVRGGLTLREGDFICESVHETGNLVAIDLVEVNPQLADGKQAEQNTIHAGCSLVRCALGETLL; from the exons ATGTCATTGACCTCCGAATACAAATTGAGGCTTCTTCCCGTCTCTTTTGACCCAATCTCTTCCCAACTCCTTCTCCtgttcatctcttcttcacttcttaTCTCTACTTCACTTCCCCTTATCTTATCACATCTCACCCTCTACGTCACCCCCCACATTCCGCCCATCATGAACACCGGTCTCGTCAACAGCCGCTTCCTCTCCAAGCCCGATGAAGTCGGCATCGTCGCCGTCGGTTTCTCCGGCGGCCAGCCCAAGGCCGGCGTCGACATCGGTCCCGCCGCCCTTATCGAGTCCGGCCTCCTCACCGAGATCCGCGACGAGCTCGGCTACAAGCTCTTTGGTGACGAGTCCGTCCAGCAGTTCGAGGACCTCGTTCCCGAGTCTGACCCTGACTACCGCGGCATGAAGAAGCCCCGTCACGCATCCGCCGTCACCCGCAAGATCGCTTCGCACACATATGAGCACTCGCGCGAAGGCCGCATGACGCTCACGCTCGGTGGTGATCACAGCATTGCGATTGGTACTATTGCAGGTACTGCCAAGGCTACGCGGGAGAGGCTGAACCGTGAGATTGCGGTTATCTGGGTCGATGCGCATGCGGACATCAACACCCCTGAGAGCAGCGATAGCGGAAACATTCACGGCATGCCTGTTGCTTTCCTGACTGGTCTTGCTAAGGAGGATAACGAGGAGTACTTTGGCTggctcgaggatgacatgCGCTTGAgcgtcaagaagctggtcTACATTGGTCTTCGATCTGTTGATattggcgagaagaagattctcCGTGAGCACGGCATCAAGGCTTTCAGCATGCACGATGTCGACCG ACATGGTATCGGCCGCGTTGTCGAGATGGCCCTCGCTCACATCGGAAACGACACCCCCATCCATCTATCTTTCGACGTCGATGCCCTCGACCCCATGTGGGCGCCCAGCACCGGCACACCCGTCCGCGGCGGTCTGACTCTGCGCGAGGGAGATTTCATCTGCGAGAGCGTGCACGAGACAGGAAACCTCGTCGCCATTGATCTCGTCGAGGTGAACCCCCAGCTCGCAGATGGCAAGCAAGCGGAGCAGAACACAATCCACGCTGGATGTTCACTGGTGCGGTGTGCTCTGGGCGAGACTCTTTTGTAA